Below is a genomic region from Anaerolineae bacterium.
CAATCAGGACCCCTTTGGCGCTGCCTGGTTCTTCCGTGTCAAAATGTCCGATCCCAGCGAAGTGAACGCGTTAATGGATGCAGCGGCGTATCAGAGGCACGTGGAAAGCGAGGAACGCAGATAGGAAGCGCAGCACAGGGATTTCTGGATGAAGTGAGGTGGCCGCAATGAACTATATTCCTCATTCGGATGCCGACCGGACGGCGATGTTGCGCGCAATCGGCGTAGCAAACGTGGAGGAGCTCTTCCACGACGTGCCTGAGGCTTATCGTTATCCGCCGTTGAACTTGCCTGCGCCGGTTTCCGAGTTTGAGATCCTTCAAGAGCTACAAACGTTGAGCGAAGAAAACGTGGACTTGAACCACGCGACCTGTTTCCTAGGTGCCGGCGCATATCGGCATTTTATCCCTAGCGTGGTGGATTTCGTCATCTCCCGCTCAGAGTTTTACACCGCTTACACCCCATACCAGCCCGAGATCAGCCAAGGCACGCTACAAGCGATGTTCGAGTATCAGACGATGATCTGTGCCCTCACCGGCATGGAGGTCTCTAATGCCTCGCATTACGACGGAGCTACTTCGACCGCTGAAGCGGTGATCATGGCCCTCAACGTGCACCGCGGCCAGCGGCGCAAGGTGATCCTCTCGCCGGCCGTCCACCCACAGTATCGCCAGGTGGTGCGCACGTACACCCAGGGCATGGGGCTGACCCTCGTCGGTGACGAAGGGATCAGCAACGGGCCAGAAGAGCTGATGCACCTGTGCGATGAGCAGACAGCCTGTGTGGTCATTCAGGTGCCAGACTTCTTCGGGCGCGTCCTGCATCCCGATCGCCTCCGGGCGCTGGCCCAACAGGCGCACGGCTGTGGAGCGTTGCTGGTGGTCGTCGCCAACCCGATCGCCTTAGGGCTGTTGCAGCCGCCAGGGGCCTGGGGGGCCGACATCGTCGTAGGCGAGGGACAGGCGCTAGGGAACCCGCTCAAC
It encodes:
- the gcvPA gene encoding aminomethyl-transferring glycine dehydrogenase subunit GcvPA, with the protein product MNYIPHSDADRTAMLRAIGVANVEELFHDVPEAYRYPPLNLPAPVSEFEILQELQTLSEENVDLNHATCFLGAGAYRHFIPSVVDFVISRSEFYTAYTPYQPEISQGTLQAMFEYQTMICALTGMEVSNASHYDGATSTAEAVIMALNVHRGQRRKVILSPAVHPQYRQVVRTYTQGMGLTLVGDEGISNGPEELMHLCDEQTACVVIQVPDFFGRVLHPDRLRALAQQAHGCGALLVVVANPIALGLLQPPGAWGADIVVGEGQALGNPLNFGGPYLGFFACRMEHVRRSSGRIVGETVDLNGQRGYVLTLNTREQHIRRAKATSNICTNQSLNALAAAVYLSALGRQGLRRVAELCYHKAHYAADQIAALPGYALWSGDFFHEFVVRCPKPVAAINRYLLDEWGIIGGYDLGQDYPELAGHMLLCVTEVNSRQEIDDLATALREVAEQEGEL